Below is a genomic region from Dehalococcoides mccartyi.
TGATCACCCTCGGTGCGGGTGCGGACTGCCAGGTCACTCCCGGCTTTGTCCATATCCAGATAAGCCACCAGAGTACTTTCACTTAAATCCAGCCCCACTGGAGAAGGCAATATTTCAGTTTTTACCACCCAGCCGTCAATGACAGTTTCCTTGCCAATTGTCAGCGAATACTCACCCTCACAAGGCGGATACGGACAGAGAGCGTCAATGCCCCAGCCCAGTAGGTAATGCTCATAGTCTACCTGAAAAACCAGTTTATAAGGTAAATCTATTCGCCGTCCGGCAGGCCTGTCCAACGTCTGGACAATGCTCTCTATATGACGGGCTTCAATGTCTTTTAATCCGCCCAGCAATTCTTCCATCATCTGACGCAAAAGGTTTCTTTTAAGTGCAGGATGAAGCCGCTGCATCTCTATTTTTTCAATCATAAGCACATTATCCTGACGGATTACCAGTTCAGCCTTCATTTGGGAGGTAACTTCATCCAGCAGAGCCATTTCTTCTCCCGCAATAAAAGCGGTGCGGAGTATGGTTTCCTCAAACGCAGGGTTAATTGCCCGAAGCATGGGCAATACCTCCAGCCTTATCCTGTTCCGCAGGGGTTCGGTGCTTTGATTAGTTGCGTCCTGTACGGGTGAAAGTCCGGCTTCGCAGCAATAACTTTGAGTTTCCGCCCGGCTGAGACTGAGCAAAGGGCGGATAACCCTTAGACAGCCCGCACCGGCTATGTCACGGCTTACAACAGGTCTAAGCCCTTGAAGACCTCGGGTTCCGCTGCCGCGTACCAGATGGAGCATAACGGTTTCAATATTGTCATCTATAGTATGTCCCACCGCTACTGCCGCCGCACCGTGTTCAGCCGCAGTCCGGCAAAGAAAAGCATAACGCATTTCACGGGCGGCTTCTTCAGTTGACAGGTGGTGTTCATCCTGATAGGCCTTGACACTGATTTTCTGCTGGCAAAGGGGCAAGCCTAAATTATCGGCCAGTTCAGCCACATAGGCGGCATCCCGCTCAGACTCTTCACCCCGCAATCCATGATTCAAGTGTGCCAGCCGTAAACTGAACCCCATTTCACTACTCAGTTTATGCATTATGTAAAGCATGCAAACAGAGTCAGGCCCGCCGGAAACAGCCAGCAGTATTTCATTTCCGGCTGAAACCAGCCCCTGCTTTTTTATATATTTTCTTACCCGTTCTGTCAAAATATCGGTATTGTCCAAGGGTATATTCCCGCCTTTTAAAATTTAATGAATAAGTATATTTTCAAATGCAACGGCTGTCATGGTGAAAGCCATTTTCGTTAAAAAGTGCCAGATAGGCCTGACTGCCCTTAAACTCTATCAGACTCAGGCTGCCGATGTGAAGCCTGAAATTGCCCATTTTTTCCAGGGGCAAATCAAGCACCTTGCAGATAATAGCCAGTATCACAAAATAATGGCAGACCACCGCCACATTCCGGTCAGGGTGCTTGGCAGCTATATCAGTGATAACCCGCCAGGCACGGGTCTGGACATCAGTGAGGGATTCGCCGCCGGGAATACGGGGTAAACCGCCCTCAGGATGGGGTTCGGTAAAAAGTTCGGTAACCTTCATATTGGTACTGCCCATGTCAATACCTTCAAAATCACCTGCCTCTATCTCCCGAAGGTCAGGTGCGGTATTAATGGCAAGCCCATGCTCAAGTGCAATAACCTCGGCGGTCACTTTTGCCCGGCTGAGAGGACTGGTATATATGGCAGACAGTTTTTCCTCTTTTAGCCGCAGTGCCAGACTGCGGGTCTGGTGTAGCCCGTTTTCATTCAAGGGGGTATCACTTAACCCTCCCTGCAGCCGCCTTTTATTATTCCAGTCTGTTTCCCCGTGGCGTATCAAATATATTCTGGTCATGTCTAGCCTCTGTCTAGGCTGTGGCGTTTTTCGAATTCGTCCGCCAAGCGGATTCTCTGCATATAGCTGGGATGATCTTGAGTGAGCCGTTCAAGCCAGTTTGAGGGTTCGGCTTCAGACAAATTCTGGTTGGTCAGACGAGTCATAGCTGTCCGAAAAGCCGCAGGGTTATTACTGATATTCAGAGCAAATTCATCTGCCTGTTTTTCAATTTTGCGGGTAAAGAGACTGATCACAGGTGAAATAAGCAAAAGCAGTACCAAAAGTATACCCCCAAGCAAGGGCAGCCCGGCAGGGTCTGCCAGTCCTTGGTATCCCACAGCATCACTCAGATAACTGAAAATAACCCCGCCCGCTGCCAGCACCCCGAACAAGATTGCTGCCTGAAGGAAAAAAAGACGAAGCATATCATTATGCTGCTGGTGAGCAATCTCATGGGACATGATAACCTCTATTTCAGGTATAGAGTAACGGTCTATCATATTGTCACTTAAAACTATCCGTCTTGTACGTCCCAGACCCATAAGGGCGGCATTGGCAGCAGTTCCGCGGGCACTCAACTCTATAACATATATACCGCGAACATACACGCCTATACGGCGGCATAGCTCTAAAAGGCTATCTCTCAGTTTACCTTCTGCCATGGGTTTCATGGAGTAGAAAAGTGGTATAAGCCAGACCGGAGCAATAAAAGTCATACCCATGCTGACAGCCAGAAATCCCAGCCAAACCAGCAGCCACCAGATATCCGGCCAAGTATCCATAACGGCATAAACCGCAGCTACCAGAAGCCCACCCAGCACCAGAGTGATTAAAAAAGATTTGGCGGCATCTGTGAAAAATGCCTGACGTGTCTGGCTTAGTACACCATAGCGTTTGCCCAATACATATCCGGTGTAATAACCAAACGGCAGGCTGAATATTTCGTAAACCAGCGCAATAAGGCCAAAATAGACAACGGCTGACCAAACAAGCGGCAATCCCAAATGGCCGGTAAAAGAGGCAGATAATCCGCCAAAGATCAGACCCAATGCCGCTAAGGCAATAATAATCGTCTGAATATAAGCGAACCGGCGTTGAAGCCGGCTGTATTCTCCGGCTTTTTGCTGGCGTTCGGTATCCAGCCTAAGGGGAGAGTTTAAACTATTTTCGGGTGGAAGAGCCAGTTCATCTTCAGGCATCAGGCCTCCAAAACAAGCCGTCTACGCTCCATTGACAGGGGAAATTCGGTAATACCCAGTGCCTTGGTCAATTGTTCAGGGCGGCCTGCCCCTTTACTATCGCACTGAAGGAGCATCCGTAGACGCAGTACACCCTCTGCCAGAGAAACCACTTCCAGTTCAGCTACCTGAGCGCGCAAATCATATTCTTTCACCTTGTCCTGACGCTGCAATTGCCAGACAAGAATGTCTTTAGCCAGAAATTCATCCACCGCCTGCCGGCACTCCGCAAGGGACATGCAAGTACGCACATCTACCAGATACTCCGCCTGCCGCACCAGTGCCTGCAGCGAATCCTGTTCAAGTGGCACAACACAGCTTTGGAGTATCTTGACACCCTCCGGCAGCTGGCGATTTATTAAATCTTCAAAATAATGGGGACTGAGAGCGGCGGAAGTATACAAATCCATAAATTCCGCCCGGCTGGTATATCCAACCGGCAAGGGTGATGCCAAAGCCATGCGCGGGTGCGGGTTAAACCCCTCCGAATAAGCAGGTTCTACTCCTGCCCGGTAAAAAGCTCTCTGCCACAGACGTATTATGTCAAG
It encodes:
- a CDS encoding M48 family metallopeptidase, encoding MPEDELALPPENSLNSPLRLDTERQQKAGEYSRLQRRFAYIQTIIIALAALGLIFGGLSASFTGHLGLPLVWSAVVYFGLIALVYEIFSLPFGYYTGYVLGKRYGVLSQTRQAFFTDAAKSFLITLVLGGLLVAAVYAVMDTWPDIWWLLVWLGFLAVSMGMTFIAPVWLIPLFYSMKPMAEGKLRDSLLELCRRIGVYVRGIYVIELSARGTAANAALMGLGRTRRIVLSDNMIDRYSIPEIEVIMSHEIAHQQHNDMLRLFFLQAAILFGVLAAGGVIFSYLSDAVGYQGLADPAGLPLLGGILLVLLLLISPVISLFTRKIEKQADEFALNISNNPAAFRTAMTRLTNQNLSEAEPSNWLERLTQDHPSYMQRIRLADEFEKRHSLDRG
- a CDS encoding TIGR03936 family radical SAM-associated protein, yielding MQRLRVKYQRGENLKFVSHLDIIRLWQRAFYRAGVEPAYSEGFNPHPRMALASPLPVGYTSRAEFMDLYTSAALSPHYFEDLINRQLPEGVKILQSCVVPLEQDSLQALVRQAEYLVDVRTCMSLAECRQAVDEFLAKDILVWQLQRQDKVKEYDLRAQVAELEVVSLAEGVLRLRMLLQCDSKGAGRPEQLTKALGITEFPLSMERRRLVLEA
- a CDS encoding histidine phosphatase family protein, whose translation is MTRIYLIRHGETDWNNKRRLQGGLSDTPLNENGLHQTRSLALRLKEEKLSAIYTSPLSRAKVTAEVIALEHGLAINTAPDLREIEAGDFEGIDMGSTNMKVTELFTEPHPEGGLPRIPGGESLTDVQTRAWRVITDIAAKHPDRNVAVVCHYFVILAIICKVLDLPLEKMGNFRLHIGSLSLIEFKGSQAYLALFNENGFHHDSRCI
- the tilS gene encoding tRNA lysidine(34) synthetase TilS, with amino-acid sequence MDNTDILTERVRKYIKKQGLVSAGNEILLAVSGGPDSVCMLYIMHKLSSEMGFSLRLAHLNHGLRGEESERDAAYVAELADNLGLPLCQQKISVKAYQDEHHLSTEEAAREMRYAFLCRTAAEHGAAAVAVGHTIDDNIETVMLHLVRGSGTRGLQGLRPVVSRDIAGAGCLRVIRPLLSLSRAETQSYCCEAGLSPVQDATNQSTEPLRNRIRLEVLPMLRAINPAFEETILRTAFIAGEEMALLDEVTSQMKAELVIRQDNVLMIEKIEMQRLHPALKRNLLRQMMEELLGGLKDIEARHIESIVQTLDRPAGRRIDLPYKLVFQVDYEHYLLGWGIDALCPYPPCEGEYSLTIGKETVIDGWVVKTEILPSPVGLDLSESTLVAYLDMDKAGSDLAVRTRTEGDQFQPLGMEEAKSLKEFMIDNKIPRSWRARVPLLISGKKILWLVGYRIGQSAKIDEKTRRVLRVEFNLLG